The following coding sequences are from one Vicinamibacterales bacterium window:
- a CDS encoding DsbA family protein, whose translation MSFRLLSVVVLCSSLVVGACGRNSSPSAPSSTSGPTTPLPSLESMLADKVLGQSQAPVTIIEYSSLSCPHCGDFHVNTLPLLKTGYLDTGKVKLIYRDYPLDGVALSASMIARCSGDRYFGALERLYQSQSTWSHSNDWVGALKQTVAPIGMTSADVDACLAYRELQNGILGMSDVGTNEFGVRATPTLIINGQKYEGAPAWSDLEAILRNLGA comes from the coding sequence ATGTCCTTCCGGCTGCTGAGCGTCGTCGTCCTGTGCTCGTCACTCGTCGTGGGCGCCTGCGGACGTAACTCGTCGCCGTCTGCCCCGTCGTCCACCTCCGGGCCGACCACTCCCCTGCCGTCGCTCGAGTCGATGCTGGCCGACAAGGTGCTCGGGCAGAGCCAGGCCCCGGTGACGATCATCGAGTACTCGTCGCTCTCCTGTCCCCACTGCGGCGACTTTCACGTGAACACGCTGCCGCTGCTGAAGACTGGCTATCTGGACACAGGGAAGGTGAAGCTGATCTACCGCGACTACCCGCTCGACGGCGTCGCGCTCTCGGCGTCGATGATCGCCCGATGCAGCGGGGACCGGTATTTCGGCGCCCTCGAACGGCTCTACCAGTCTCAGTCCACGTGGTCGCACTCAAACGACTGGGTTGGCGCGCTGAAGCAGACGGTTGCGCCGATCGGCATGACCTCCGCGGACGTCGATGCCTGTCTCGCCTACCGGGAGTTGCAGAACGGGATCCTGGGGATGAGCGATGTCGGGACGAACGAATTCGGCGTGCGCGCCACGCCGACGCTGATCATCAACGGCCAGAAGTATGAGGGCGCCCCGGCATGGTCGGACCTCGAGGCGATCCTGAGGAATCTCGGGGCGTGA
- a CDS encoding phosphopantetheine-binding protein, with the protein MTNPETDTIGHEVLTVLRRVCRRPVDLGAQSALAADLGFDSLQTLEFVAELEDQFGITVPIEQVPRIQTVGEAVACVRMLLAESRP; encoded by the coding sequence ATGACGAATCCGGAGACTGATACCATCGGCCACGAAGTGCTGACGGTGCTCCGCCGTGTCTGCCGCCGGCCTGTGGACCTTGGAGCGCAGAGCGCCCTGGCGGCTGACCTGGGATTTGATTCGCTCCAAACGCTCGAGTTCGTCGCCGAACTCGAGGACCAGTTCGGCATCACCGTGCCCATCGAGCAGGTGCCGCGCATTCAGACGGTTGGCGAGGCGGTGGCCTGCGTGCGTATGCTTCTCGCCGAGTCCCGGCCTTGA
- a CDS encoding serine/threonine-protein kinase has protein sequence MSRTCPSCSSLNVESARFCPSCGHVLPVTTPSPAAAAAALGDDEGLTMGAGAAPCVSPSQPAVTGPAPRSGSGPIAAGRFVPGTVLAGRYRIIGLLGRGGMGEVYRADDLMLAQPVALKFLPVDLSRDAGRLARFRDEVRTAREVSHPNVCRVYDIGEVAGDHFLSMEYIDGEDLASLLRRIGRLPQDKGVEIARQLCAGLAAAHDRGVLHRDLKPANVMIDGRGHVRLADFGLAGAAAGGADGAELAGTPAYMAPEQFQGVPASVRSDIYALGLVLYELFTGKPVVSGRTVAELARQHREQRPSSMTTLVGELDPAIEKAIGRCLEKDPVDRPASALSVSAALPGGDPLAAAIARGETPSPELVAAAGEIGFLPPLAGFGLVGVVVAGLIAMTFLFADTQVVRLVPMPRPPEVLRDRGRQVSQALGYPGLPAHVSSGFGHAQYMVHLERQGTFPRDQVRKGRPPVVLFWYRESPVPLRTSDFQTGGRVTPSDPAPVVPGMIEVVLDPMGRLRGFSVVPPEADKGAAIAPPTDWSPLFREAALDPATFTAATSEWTPPSFADTRVAWVGSYPEMPGTRVRLEAASLGGRIVYFRTIEPWTEHTRPSVPQRRWFNDVVVPVVFFALMGGAGLLAVRNARLGRGDRRGAFRVAFFLVGLVFVKGLIGSDVDASLNSILILVFYTLSRALLFAALFWVGYLALEPYVRRQWPHTLISWNRLLAGRWRDPLVGRDVLVGCALGVLAQVLFAVNAQLSNTPTDIETGSLDGLRFAVAVMFARSTEAVMLSTGVLLGLFFLTLLVRRRWIAVGLVTLFFGLNNAGGVVGNGLQVGVGAAIVGLLLFGLVRLGLLTLVASVLATNLTGSFALTFDTSHWYSALSYLVMGVVVGVALLALWRATPVRALVGKLLSE, from the coding sequence ATGTCTCGAACCTGTCCGTCCTGTTCGTCGCTGAACGTCGAGTCGGCCCGGTTCTGTCCGTCGTGCGGCCACGTGCTGCCCGTCACCACCCCGTCACCGGCGGCCGCCGCGGCAGCGTTGGGAGACGATGAGGGGCTCACAATGGGCGCTGGCGCCGCCCCGTGCGTTTCGCCATCCCAGCCGGCCGTCACCGGCCCGGCCCCGAGGTCGGGTTCGGGCCCGATCGCCGCCGGCCGGTTCGTGCCTGGCACCGTGCTGGCCGGCCGCTACCGCATCATCGGCCTGCTCGGCCGCGGTGGGATGGGCGAGGTGTACCGCGCCGACGACCTGATGCTCGCGCAGCCGGTCGCCCTCAAGTTCCTGCCGGTCGATCTGTCGCGCGACGCCGGACGCCTTGCCAGGTTTCGCGACGAGGTCCGGACCGCCCGAGAGGTGTCGCATCCCAACGTCTGCCGGGTGTACGACATCGGCGAGGTGGCGGGCGACCACTTCCTATCGATGGAGTACATCGATGGCGAGGACCTCGCCTCGCTGCTCCGGCGCATCGGCCGCTTGCCCCAGGACAAGGGCGTGGAAATCGCACGGCAGCTGTGTGCGGGGCTGGCGGCTGCCCACGACCGCGGCGTGCTCCACCGCGACCTCAAGCCCGCCAACGTGATGATCGATGGCCGGGGGCACGTGCGGCTGGCGGATTTCGGCCTGGCCGGGGCGGCGGCCGGCGGAGCGGATGGCGCCGAGCTGGCGGGAACGCCAGCCTACATGGCGCCCGAGCAGTTCCAGGGCGTGCCGGCCAGCGTCAGAAGCGACATCTACGCTCTGGGTCTCGTCCTCTACGAGTTGTTCACGGGGAAGCCGGTGGTCAGCGGCCGAACGGTCGCCGAACTCGCCCGCCAGCACCGTGAGCAGCGCCCTTCCAGCATGACCACGCTCGTCGGCGAACTGGATCCCGCCATCGAGAAGGCGATCGGGCGCTGCCTGGAGAAAGACCCCGTCGATCGACCGGCGTCCGCACTGTCCGTCTCCGCCGCGCTGCCTGGTGGAGACCCGCTGGCGGCCGCGATCGCTCGCGGCGAAACGCCGTCGCCCGAGCTGGTGGCCGCCGCCGGCGAGATCGGCTTCCTCCCGCCGCTGGCCGGCTTCGGCCTCGTGGGCGTCGTGGTCGCCGGCCTGATCGCCATGACGTTCCTTTTCGCCGATACGCAGGTCGTTCGCCTCGTGCCGATGCCGAGGCCGCCCGAGGTGCTGCGCGATCGCGGGCGGCAGGTGTCGCAGGCGCTCGGGTATCCCGGTCTGCCTGCCCATGTCTCGTCCGGCTTCGGGCACGCTCAGTACATGGTGCACCTCGAACGCCAAGGCACCTTCCCGCGCGACCAGGTGCGCAAGGGGCGGCCGCCGGTCGTCCTCTTCTGGTACCGGGAGAGCCCGGTGCCGCTACGGACCAGCGATTTCCAGACGGGCGGGCGGGTGACGCCGTCCGACCCCGCGCCAGTCGTTCCCGGCATGATCGAGGTCGTGCTCGACCCGATGGGCCGGCTGCGTGGATTCTCGGTCGTGCCGCCCGAGGCGGACAAAGGCGCGGCGATTGCGCCGCCAACCGACTGGTCGCCGTTGTTCCGGGAGGCCGCCCTCGACCCCGCGACGTTCACGGCGGCGACGTCCGAATGGACGCCACCGTCGTTTGCCGACACGCGCGTGGCGTGGGTTGGCTCCTATCCGGAGATGCCCGGCACACGCGTGCGGCTCGAGGCCGCCTCGCTCGGTGGACGGATCGTCTATTTCCGAACCATCGAACCCTGGACCGAACACACCCGACCATCGGTGCCTCAGCGCCGGTGGTTCAACGACGTCGTGGTGCCGGTGGTCTTCTTCGCCCTCATGGGTGGCGCCGGGCTGCTGGCCGTCCGGAACGCGCGGCTCGGCCGCGGCGATCGGCGGGGCGCGTTCCGGGTCGCCTTCTTCCTGGTCGGGCTGGTCTTCGTCAAGGGGCTCATCGGATCGGACGTCGACGCCAGCCTCAACTCCATCCTCATTCTCGTCTTCTACACGCTGTCGCGCGCGCTGCTCTTCGCCGCGCTCTTCTGGGTGGGGTACCTGGCCCTCGAGCCGTACGTCCGGCGGCAGTGGCCGCACACCCTGATCTCATGGAACCGGCTCCTCGCCGGGCGCTGGCGCGATCCGCTCGTCGGACGCGACGTGCTCGTCGGTTGCGCACTGGGCGTGCTCGCGCAGGTCCTGTTCGCGGTCAATGCACAGCTCTCCAACACCCCGACCGACATCGAGACCGGTTCGCTCGACGGACTCCGCTTTGCCGTGGCCGTCATGTTCGCCCGTTCGACCGAAGCGGTCATGTTGAGTACGGGGGTTCTCCTCGGGCTCTTCTTTCTCACGCTGCTCGTGCGGCGCCGGTGGATTGCCGTCGGGCTGGTGACGCTCTTCTTCGGCCTGAACAATGCGGGCGGCGTGGTCGGGAACGGGCTGCAGGTGGGCGTGGGGGCGGCGATCGTCGGCCTGCTGCTGTTCGGCCTCGTCCGCCTGGGTCTGCTGACACTGGTGGCTTCCGTGCTGGCCACGAACCTGACGGGTTCGTTCGCCCTCACATTCGACACGTCGCACTGGTACTCAGCGCTGAGCTATCTCGTGATGGGCGTCGTGGTCGGAGTCGCGCTGCTGGCGCTCTGGCGAGCCACGCCCGTGCGGGCATTGGTGGGGAAGTTGCTGTCGGAGTGA
- the pta gene encoding phosphate acetyltransferase: MENAFTKGIRTNAAARCLKAALPDAEDVRVLQTAVILRNQKIAQPVLVGTEAKLRALAAASAIDLAGVEIVDPQTSPWREEFTSLLFEKRKAKGMTREQAAALVATPLYFSGLMLETDKVKVTVGGNISSTGDVIRAAIYTVGVAPGISIVSSYFIMVLTDGRMLCFADCAVNPDPNEVQLADIAISSAKNFQAVTGLEPRVAMLSFSTKGSATHPLVEKVQKATAIVKEKAPDLMVDGEMQADAALIASIGERKCKGSPVAGRANVLVFPDLNAGNIGYKLTERIAGAEAVGPVVQGLKKPYCDLSRGCSVDDIVNVVAICSLMAD; this comes from the coding sequence ATGGAAAACGCCTTCACCAAGGGAATCCGCACGAACGCCGCGGCCAGGTGCCTGAAGGCCGCGCTGCCGGATGCCGAGGACGTGCGCGTCCTCCAGACGGCCGTCATTCTCCGCAACCAGAAGATCGCCCAGCCGGTGCTCGTCGGCACCGAGGCGAAGCTCCGGGCACTGGCCGCCGCCAGTGCGATCGACCTGGCCGGCGTGGAAATCGTCGACCCGCAGACCAGCCCGTGGCGCGAGGAGTTCACGTCACTCCTGTTCGAGAAGCGCAAGGCCAAGGGCATGACGCGCGAGCAGGCGGCCGCCCTCGTTGCGACACCGCTCTATTTCTCCGGGCTCATGCTCGAGACCGACAAGGTCAAGGTCACCGTCGGCGGCAACATATCTTCCACCGGGGATGTGATCCGCGCGGCCATCTACACCGTGGGCGTCGCACCCGGCATCTCGATTGTCAGCAGCTACTTCATCATGGTGCTGACCGACGGCCGGATGCTCTGCTTCGCCGACTGCGCCGTCAACCCGGACCCGAACGAGGTGCAGCTCGCCGATATCGCCATCAGCTCGGCGAAGAACTTCCAGGCCGTCACCGGCCTCGAGCCTCGGGTGGCGATGCTGTCGTTCTCGACCAAGGGCAGCGCCACGCACCCGCTCGTCGAGAAGGTGCAGAAGGCGACGGCCATCGTCAAAGAGAAGGCGCCCGACCTGATGGTGGACGGCGAGATGCAGGCCGACGCGGCGCTGATTGCCTCGATCGGCGAGCGGAAGTGCAAGGGGTCGCCGGTGGCCGGACGCGCGAACGTCCTCGTCTTCCCCGACCTCAACGCGGGCAACATCGGGTACAAGCTGACCGAGCGGATTGCGGGCGCCGAGGCCGTCGGTCCGGTCGTGCAGGGGCTCAAGAAGCCGTACTGCGATTTGTCTCGCGGCTGCAGCGTGGATGACATCGTCAACGTGGTGGCGATCTGCAGCCTGATGGCGGACTAG
- a CDS encoding TonB-dependent receptor, whose product MSLLRPRFFVALVGLLVLLASPRHAHARVPPAPDGPATAIAGTITTLDGKVRLPGVVVSVSTLAGVAAGEAVTDEKGQFRIEVPAAGRYRVKATIEGFHPGELTIEMTAGATQKADFDLRLFEIEQRVDVTPTDDTPMNLAKPLSPAERIDGKDMAGSSISAGSVAGELRWLPGVSPYGREWAIKGGRPNQIGLQVEAAQVVDPAAGTSPVQLPGDAVSSIQVLANPYSVEFGRFSSGVIVVTTRTGANKWSATVNNFIPGLVIDRNNPFKPIGFESIDPRVAVGGPILKQKLFLAQSTQYRYMSNEVGSRPQDERSVSRSLSSFTRLDYVLSDRHTLTGTFALSPENSDWVNLNTFTPPGATANLMQRVYRGGFSTMSQLPHALVLETLAHLTKYRSGVEGHGAATEMTTAPSGMSGTYFGKQDRESDAWQVSSIMSGFVNGFTGQHLLKAGIDVLHAGYTGLHEMLPINVLRQDGTLTRRLTQAPSRLTYEATDAAVFFQDRWHLANRLLLELGVRIERDGVFERTNLIPRVGAAFALNKSHNAAIRGGFGYFFERTPTLAGAFGQQSDLVETPFFADGRSPGVPVTYVHALGSNPKTPRSTTWNLGYEHRVKPWLSIRFNHLQREGSHELMLDSGQQGPNGWIQLESSGRSRYRDTEAGAHIKRGTMFEVDLSYTHSSSEADLNDAYGYYLNTIRDPFVRPNQYGPTDTDAPHRFVMRGRAMAGDNLSFEWAGELRSGRPWSAVNEQMEFVGTRNGSRYPRYGTLDVAVERRFRIGKFQPWIGVMFINALDRFNPVDVQRNIGSPDFGTFYSSSIRQIRFTVHFRP is encoded by the coding sequence TTGAGTTTGCTGCGGCCCCGGTTCTTCGTAGCCCTCGTTGGCCTGCTGGTTCTGCTCGCGTCCCCGCGTCATGCACACGCCCGAGTCCCGCCTGCCCCGGATGGACCCGCCACGGCGATTGCAGGAACGATCACGACGCTCGATGGCAAGGTGCGCCTGCCCGGCGTCGTCGTGTCGGTCTCGACGCTGGCCGGCGTGGCCGCGGGTGAGGCGGTCACCGACGAGAAAGGTCAGTTCCGCATCGAAGTTCCGGCCGCCGGGCGCTACCGGGTGAAGGCGACGATTGAGGGTTTCCACCCGGGCGAGCTGACGATCGAGATGACCGCGGGTGCGACCCAGAAGGCTGACTTCGATCTGCGATTGTTCGAGATCGAGCAGCGCGTGGATGTCACGCCGACCGACGACACCCCGATGAACCTGGCCAAGCCCCTCAGCCCGGCCGAACGGATCGATGGCAAGGACATGGCCGGCTCATCCATCAGCGCGGGAAGCGTCGCCGGCGAGCTGCGGTGGCTGCCCGGCGTTTCGCCGTACGGACGCGAGTGGGCGATCAAGGGTGGCCGGCCCAACCAGATTGGCCTGCAAGTCGAAGCCGCACAGGTCGTCGATCCGGCGGCGGGGACGAGCCCGGTCCAGCTGCCGGGGGATGCGGTCAGCTCGATCCAGGTATTGGCCAATCCGTATTCGGTCGAGTTCGGTCGCTTCTCATCAGGCGTCATCGTCGTCACCACGCGGACAGGTGCGAACAAGTGGTCGGCGACCGTCAACAACTTCATCCCGGGCCTGGTGATCGACCGCAACAATCCTTTCAAGCCGATCGGCTTCGAGTCGATCGACCCGCGGGTGGCGGTTGGCGGTCCGATCCTCAAGCAGAAGCTGTTCCTCGCGCAGAGCACGCAGTATCGCTACATGTCGAACGAGGTGGGAAGCCGGCCGCAGGACGAGCGTTCGGTCAGCAGGAGCCTGAGTTCCTTCACGCGCCTGGACTACGTGCTGAGCGACCGTCACACGCTGACGGGCACCTTCGCGCTGTCGCCGGAGAACTCCGACTGGGTGAACCTCAATACCTTCACGCCTCCCGGGGCGACGGCCAACCTGATGCAGCGCGTCTACCGCGGAGGCTTCAGCACGATGTCGCAGCTCCCGCACGCGCTGGTGCTCGAAACGCTGGCTCACCTGACCAAGTATCGGTCGGGGGTGGAGGGCCACGGCGCGGCAACCGAGATGACCACGGCGCCGAGCGGGATGTCGGGCACGTATTTCGGGAAGCAGGACCGGGAGTCGGATGCCTGGCAGGTGAGCAGCATCATGTCGGGGTTCGTCAACGGCTTCACGGGGCAACACCTGCTGAAGGCGGGCATCGACGTGCTCCACGCGGGCTACACCGGGCTCCACGAGATGCTGCCAATCAACGTGCTCCGCCAGGACGGCACGCTGACGCGTCGTCTGACGCAGGCGCCGAGCCGGCTCACGTACGAGGCGACAGATGCCGCGGTCTTCTTCCAGGACCGCTGGCATCTCGCCAACCGCCTGCTGCTCGAGCTGGGCGTGCGGATCGAGCGCGACGGCGTGTTCGAGCGGACGAACCTCATCCCGCGCGTCGGCGCGGCGTTTGCGCTCAACAAGAGCCACAACGCGGCCATCCGTGGCGGCTTCGGGTACTTCTTCGAGCGCACGCCGACGCTGGCAGGTGCGTTTGGACAGCAATCGGACCTCGTCGAGACCCCGTTCTTCGCCGACGGCCGCAGTCCGGGCGTTCCGGTCACCTACGTACACGCGCTCGGAAGCAACCCCAAGACACCGCGGAGCACGACCTGGAACCTTGGGTACGAACACCGCGTCAAGCCGTGGCTGTCGATCCGCTTCAACCACCTGCAGCGTGAGGGGAGCCACGAGCTGATGCTCGACTCCGGCCAGCAGGGCCCCAACGGATGGATTCAACTCGAATCGAGCGGACGGTCCCGCTACCGCGACACCGAGGCCGGCGCGCACATCAAGCGTGGGACCATGTTCGAAGTGGATCTGTCGTACACCCACTCGTCGTCTGAAGCCGACCTGAACGATGCGTACGGCTACTACCTGAACACGATTCGCGATCCGTTCGTCCGCCCCAACCAGTACGGGCCGACCGACACGGATGCTCCACACCGCTTCGTGATGCGCGGGCGGGCGATGGCGGGCGACAACCTGTCGTTCGAGTGGGCTGGCGAGCTCAGAAGCGGGCGGCCGTGGTCGGCCGTGAACGAGCAGATGGAGTTCGTGGGAACGCGAAACGGCAGCCGATACCCCCGCTACGGCACCCTCGACGTGGCTGTCGAACGGAGGTTCCGGATCGGCAAGTTCCAGCCGTGGATCGGCGTGATGTTCATCAACGCCCTCGACCGGTTCAACCCGGTGGACGTCCAGCGCAACATCGGCTCGCCAGATTTCGGCACCTTCTACAGTTCGAGCATCCGGCAGATCCGCTTCACCGTCCACTTCCGGCCGTAG
- a CDS encoding acetate kinase, with amino-acid sequence MNVFVLNCGSSSLKFQIIETDADLIEKDGDRQLAKGLVERIGSEAIISFQIGDQPAFKGAAPLRDHKAALAYVIKWMTAPETHIPGISGLEDIHAIGHRVVHGAERFKGSHLIDKAVIAGLQECIDLAPLHNPANLKGIYAATELFGAAMPQVAVFDTAFHSTMPETAYLYAIPYQLYRRFKIRKYGFHGTSHRYIAFRYRKLSGKQRKDTNIITVHLGNGCSACAIKGGKSVDTSMGMTPLEGLMMGTRSGDIDPAVIEFLMHKEGTSIDEIFSTLNKRSGLLGISGLTNDMRDLESEAEEHQDRRALLAIDMFCYRVKKYIGSYMAAMNGTEAICFAGGIGENGPIIRKRILADMDWLGIEIDDARNEKAIRGREMLISSDKSRVPVYVIPTNEELILARDTVRAVKSLPFPC; translated from the coding sequence ATGAACGTATTCGTCCTCAACTGCGGCAGTTCCTCGCTCAAGTTCCAGATCATCGAAACCGATGCCGACCTGATCGAGAAGGACGGCGACCGGCAGCTGGCGAAGGGCCTGGTCGAACGAATCGGAAGCGAGGCGATTATCAGCTTCCAGATCGGCGACCAGCCGGCGTTCAAGGGCGCCGCGCCGCTGCGCGACCACAAGGCGGCGCTTGCGTACGTCATCAAGTGGATGACGGCGCCCGAGACCCACATCCCGGGCATCAGTGGCCTGGAGGACATCCACGCGATCGGCCACCGCGTGGTGCACGGCGCCGAGCGGTTCAAGGGCTCGCACCTGATCGACAAGGCCGTCATCGCCGGCCTGCAGGAATGCATCGACCTGGCGCCGCTGCACAACCCGGCGAACCTCAAGGGCATCTACGCGGCAACCGAACTGTTCGGCGCGGCCATGCCGCAAGTGGCGGTCTTCGACACGGCCTTCCACTCGACGATGCCGGAAACGGCGTATCTCTACGCGATCCCCTACCAGCTCTACCGCCGGTTCAAGATCCGCAAGTACGGCTTCCACGGGACGTCGCATCGCTACATCGCGTTCCGCTACCGCAAGCTGTCCGGCAAGCAGCGGAAGGACACGAACATCATCACCGTGCACCTGGGGAACGGCTGCTCGGCGTGCGCGATCAAGGGCGGCAAGTCGGTGGATACCTCGATGGGCATGACGCCGCTCGAGGGCCTCATGATGGGCACGCGCAGCGGCGACATCGACCCGGCGGTCATCGAGTTCCTGATGCACAAGGAAGGCACGAGCATCGACGAGATCTTCTCGACGCTCAACAAACGGTCGGGCCTGCTCGGCATCTCGGGGCTGACCAACGACATGCGCGACCTCGAGTCAGAGGCCGAGGAGCACCAGGACCGGCGCGCGCTGCTCGCCATCGACATGTTCTGCTACCGGGTCAAGAAATACATCGGGTCGTACATGGCGGCCATGAACGGCACCGAGGCGATCTGCTTCGCGGGCGGTATCGGCGAGAACGGGCCCATCATCCGCAAGCGGATTCTCGCCGACATGGATTGGCTTGGCATCGAGATCGACGACGCGCGGAACGAGAAGGCGATCCGCGGCAGGGAGATGTTGATCAGCTCCGACAAGAGCCGCGTCCCGGTCTACGTCATTCCGACCAACGAGGAGTTGATCCTCGCGCGCGACACCGTGCGCGCCGTCAAGTCGCTGCCGTTCCCGTGCTAG
- a CDS encoding lysylphosphatidylglycerol synthase transmembrane domain-containing protein: protein MALWQTIVSSVAKLGTARPVYILAALGLYIVSLFMVGARWRGFLCAVGGRVSVLRATLATLGGISVNNLTPSSRVGGEVCRIALVRAAGATTWQQATIAAVWDRLSEVPPISVLAVMSLVAVRDLSSRSRTLAIAFVIVFVLALAILGLRQLRKARGWLAGWRERLALDRITLGVFATGVGYSSLLWLQDVLRLLCVALAFGVVLTPTQVAALSILTMLGGLVPTVGGLGAVEGGLVAGLLAFGVDGPTAAAVTAAERAISYGFGTAAGAVVVALLGGRSLWTASRSRRTSGAFPP from the coding sequence TTGGCACTGTGGCAGACGATCGTCAGTAGCGTTGCGAAACTCGGCACCGCCCGGCCGGTGTACATACTGGCCGCGCTCGGCCTCTACATCGTCAGCCTCTTCATGGTCGGGGCGCGGTGGCGGGGATTCCTCTGCGCGGTGGGCGGCCGGGTCAGCGTCCTGCGAGCGACGCTGGCGACGCTCGGCGGGATTTCGGTCAACAACCTCACGCCGTCCAGTCGGGTCGGGGGTGAGGTCTGCCGAATTGCGCTCGTGCGCGCGGCCGGAGCCACTACGTGGCAGCAGGCGACGATCGCGGCCGTCTGGGACCGTCTGTCCGAGGTTCCACCGATCTCGGTGCTCGCCGTCATGTCGCTGGTTGCCGTGCGGGACCTGTCGTCGCGGTCGCGGACCCTCGCGATCGCGTTCGTCATCGTGTTCGTCCTCGCGCTCGCTATCCTGGGCCTTCGCCAACTCCGGAAGGCCAGAGGCTGGCTCGCGGGATGGCGCGAGCGCCTGGCGCTCGACCGGATTACGTTGGGCGTGTTTGCCACCGGCGTCGGCTATTCGTCCCTGCTGTGGCTGCAGGACGTGCTGCGGCTCCTGTGCGTCGCGCTCGCGTTCGGCGTGGTGCTCACACCGACCCAAGTCGCCGCGCTGTCGATCCTGACGATGCTCGGGGGCCTCGTGCCGACCGTGGGCGGCCTCGGCGCGGTCGAGGGGGGGCTGGTGGCCGGGCTCCTCGCGTTCGGCGTCGACGGTCCGACGGCGGCAGCCGTCACGGCAGCCGAACGGGCGATTTCGTACGGTTTTGGCACCGCGGCCGGCGCAGTCGTGGTAGCCTTGCTGGGCGGGCGTTCGTTGTGGACCGCTTCCAGATCGCGTCGCACATCAGGTGCGTTCCCCCCGTGA